One window of Streptomyces sp. NBC_00273 genomic DNA carries:
- a CDS encoding peroxiredoxin produces MLTVGDKFPAFDLTACVSLEAGSEFAQIDHKTYEGKWKVVFAWPLDFTFVCPTEIAAFGKLNEEFADRDAQVLGFSLDSEYVHHAWRKDHADLRDLPFPMMSDIKRELSAELGILGEDGLPMRAVFIVDPNNEIQFSMVTAGSVGRNPKEVLRVLDALQTDELCPCNWNKGEATIDAGALLAGE; encoded by the coding sequence GTGCTCACTGTTGGTGACAAGTTCCCGGCTTTCGACCTGACCGCCTGTGTCTCGCTCGAGGCCGGATCTGAGTTCGCGCAGATCGACCACAAGACCTACGAGGGCAAGTGGAAGGTCGTCTTCGCGTGGCCGCTGGACTTCACCTTCGTGTGCCCGACCGAGATCGCCGCCTTCGGCAAGCTGAACGAGGAGTTCGCCGACCGCGACGCGCAGGTCCTCGGCTTCTCGCTCGACTCCGAGTACGTGCACCACGCCTGGCGCAAGGACCACGCCGACCTGCGTGACCTGCCCTTCCCGATGATGTCCGACATCAAGCGCGAGCTGTCGGCCGAGCTGGGCATCCTGGGCGAGGACGGCCTCCCGATGCGCGCCGTCTTCATCGTGGACCCGAACAACGAGATCCAGTTCTCGATGGTGACCGCCGGTTCCGTGGGCCGTAACCCCAAGGAGGTCCTGCGGGTCCTCGACGCCCTGCAGACCGACGAGCTGTGCCCGTGCAACTGGAACAAGGGTGAGGCCACCATCGACGCCGGCGCGCTGCTGGCCGGTGAGTGA
- a CDS encoding hydrogen peroxide-inducible genes activator, producing the protein MAVSSRGAKQPTLAQLRAFAAVAEHLHFRDAAAAIGMSQPALSGAVSALEEALGVQLLERTTRKVLLSPAGERIAARAQVVLDAMGGLLEEAEAVRAPFTGVLRLGVIPTVAPYLLPTVLGLFHRRYPRMDLQVHEEQTASLLEGLGGGRLDLLLLAVPLGVPGVTELPVFDEDFVLLAPREHALAGRRDIPLEELRGLQLLLLDEGHCLRDQALDICREAGRTTGADVTTTAAGLSTLVQLVAGGLGVTLLPRTALRLETARNEYLSTGYFAEPAPSRRIALAMRTGTARQQEFRAIAAALREAVRPLPVWPTD; encoded by the coding sequence GTGGCTGTCAGTAGTAGGGGAGCGAAGCAACCGACGCTGGCGCAGCTGCGCGCCTTCGCGGCGGTCGCCGAGCACCTGCACTTCCGGGACGCCGCCGCGGCCATCGGCATGAGCCAGCCCGCGCTCTCCGGTGCCGTCTCCGCCCTCGAGGAGGCCCTCGGGGTGCAGCTGCTGGAGCGCACCACGCGCAAGGTGCTGCTCTCGCCGGCGGGCGAGCGGATCGCGGCCCGCGCGCAGGTGGTCCTCGACGCCATGGGCGGGCTGCTGGAGGAGGCCGAGGCGGTACGGGCGCCCTTCACCGGGGTGCTGCGGCTCGGGGTGATCCCCACGGTGGCGCCGTACCTGCTGCCGACCGTGCTCGGGCTGTTCCACCGGCGCTACCCGCGGATGGACCTCCAGGTGCACGAGGAGCAGACCGCCTCGCTGCTGGAGGGCCTCGGCGGCGGGCGCCTGGACCTGCTCCTGCTGGCGGTCCCGCTCGGGGTTCCCGGAGTGACCGAACTGCCCGTCTTCGACGAGGACTTCGTCCTGCTCGCACCCCGGGAGCACGCACTGGCCGGGCGCCGGGACATCCCGCTGGAGGAACTGCGCGGACTGCAGCTGCTGCTGCTCGACGAGGGCCACTGCCTGCGCGACCAGGCCCTCGACATCTGCCGGGAAGCGGGCCGGACGACCGGGGCGGACGTCACGACGACCGCCGCCGGCCTGTCCACCCTCGTACAACTGGTCGCCGGGGGACTGGGGGTGACGCTGTTGCCGCGCACCGCGCTACGGCTGGAGACCGCCCGCAACGAGTACCTGTCCACCGGGTACTTCGCCGAGCCCGCCCCCTCCCGGCGGATCGCCCTGGCCATGCGCACCGGGACCGCCCGGCAGCAGGAGTTCAGGGCCATCGCCGCCGCGCTGCGCGAAGCCGTACGCCCGCTCCCGGTCTGGCCCACCGACTAG
- a CDS encoding ABC transporter permease, producing MSRLRAWTRDLGMGARFAFGGGREGWIRTLLTGVGVGLGVALLLISTTIPGALAARYERGDARSTMNSERADAPGPDTLLIARVNQTYRHTDIEGHAVRAEGPRAPLPPGLKRIPGPGEMALSPALDALLKSSDGALLRERLDARVVEIIGDPGLVGPGELFFYLGSDTLAKNGPEDYRVERVTGFGYNADREGLDPVLMLMVVLTFVALLMPVAVFIATAVRFGGDRRDRRLAALRLVGADSQMVRRIAAGEALAGSLVGLVLGSGFFAVGRSLVGSVSLQQRSVFPADLDPAPWLAVLVALAVPAAAVAVTLFALRSVVIEPLGVVRTAGPSRRRVWWRLLLPLVGLGLLVPMDGRGNDHGRFNQWQVSAGVLLLLVGVTVLLPWLLERFVAKVSGGPVSWQLAVRRLQVNSGAAARLVNGIAVAVAGAIALQMLFAGVEGEYTKPTGQDPGRAAVAVLVNRETQTRMDDLAQRISAVPGVTRTVPLTTVQAARQVPAMQETLAVTIGTCDALGEVASLDSCKDGDAFVLTGSAAPAPQAWQRSDGGAAKPGDELFVGDVSGYGSDSGSGLPDRPAPAKWQVPADARTVPSREDPTGELRSGLLVTPAAAPKEIGDFPNARIFVQVDESGPDALDRARNAVFKADPFVTAMTLRHSEKAAGYSSIRTGLFFGATGVLVLIGGSLLVSQLEQLRERRRLLSALVAFGTKRSTLSLSVLWQTAVPIVLGLVLAAGVGVGLGAVLMGMAAQPVRIDWASVLGMTATGAGVVVVVTLLSLPPLLRLMRPDGLRTE from the coding sequence ATGAGCCGGCTCCGGGCCTGGACCCGCGACCTCGGCATGGGCGCCCGCTTCGCCTTCGGCGGCGGCCGCGAAGGGTGGATCCGCACCCTCCTCACCGGCGTCGGCGTCGGTCTCGGCGTCGCACTGCTGCTGATCAGCACCACCATCCCCGGCGCCCTCGCCGCGCGGTACGAGCGCGGCGACGCACGGTCGACGATGAACTCCGAGCGGGCCGACGCCCCCGGCCCCGACACCCTGCTGATCGCCCGCGTCAACCAGACGTACCGGCACACGGACATCGAGGGGCACGCGGTGCGGGCCGAGGGCCCCCGCGCCCCGCTGCCGCCCGGCCTGAAGCGGATCCCGGGCCCGGGCGAGATGGCCCTCTCCCCGGCGCTCGACGCCTTGCTGAAGTCCTCCGACGGCGCCCTGCTGCGCGAGCGGCTCGACGCGCGCGTGGTTGAGATCATCGGCGACCCGGGGCTGGTCGGCCCCGGCGAACTGTTCTTCTACCTGGGCAGCGACACCCTCGCGAAGAACGGACCCGAGGACTACCGCGTCGAGCGCGTCACCGGCTTCGGCTACAACGCGGACCGCGAGGGCCTGGACCCCGTGCTCATGCTGATGGTCGTCCTGACGTTCGTCGCCCTGCTGATGCCCGTCGCCGTGTTCATCGCCACCGCCGTGCGCTTCGGCGGGGACCGGCGCGACCGGCGGCTCGCCGCACTGCGCCTGGTCGGCGCAGACAGCCAGATGGTGCGCCGGATCGCGGCCGGGGAGGCGCTGGCCGGCTCTCTGGTCGGACTGGTGCTGGGCAGCGGCTTCTTCGCCGTCGGCCGTTCCCTGGTCGGCAGCGTCAGCCTCCAGCAGCGCAGCGTCTTCCCCGCCGACCTCGACCCGGCGCCCTGGCTCGCCGTCCTGGTCGCCCTCGCGGTGCCCGCGGCGGCGGTGGCCGTGACCCTGTTCGCGCTGCGCAGCGTGGTCATCGAGCCGCTGGGCGTCGTCCGGACGGCGGGGCCCTCCCGGCGCCGCGTCTGGTGGCGGCTGTTGCTCCCGCTGGTCGGGCTCGGCCTGCTCGTGCCCATGGACGGCCGCGGCAACGACCACGGCAGGTTCAACCAGTGGCAGGTCAGCGCGGGTGTGTTGCTGCTGCTGGTCGGGGTCACCGTGCTGCTGCCCTGGCTGCTGGAACGGTTCGTCGCGAAGGTGTCCGGCGGCCCGGTCTCCTGGCAGCTGGCCGTGCGCCGGCTCCAGGTCAACAGCGGCGCCGCCGCCCGCCTCGTCAACGGCATCGCCGTGGCCGTCGCGGGCGCCATCGCCCTCCAGATGCTCTTCGCGGGCGTCGAGGGCGAGTACACGAAGCCGACCGGCCAGGATCCCGGCAGGGCCGCCGTCGCGGTCCTGGTGAACCGCGAGACGCAGACGCGCATGGACGACCTCGCGCAGCGGATCTCCGCCGTGCCGGGCGTCACCCGAACCGTTCCACTGACCACCGTGCAGGCCGCCCGCCAGGTGCCCGCGATGCAGGAGACGCTCGCGGTGACCATCGGTACCTGCGACGCGCTCGGTGAGGTCGCGTCGCTGGACTCCTGCAAGGACGGCGACGCCTTCGTACTGACCGGCTCCGCGGCACCGGCCCCGCAGGCCTGGCAGCGCTCCGACGGGGGCGCGGCGAAGCCGGGCGACGAGCTGTTCGTCGGCGACGTCAGCGGATACGGGTCCGATTCCGGGTCCGGGCTGCCCGACCGGCCCGCGCCGGCGAAGTGGCAGGTCCCGGCGGACGCCCGTACGGTCCCCAGCCGGGAGGACCCCACCGGTGAGCTGCGCAGTGGCCTGCTGGTCACCCCGGCGGCCGCGCCGAAGGAGATCGGCGACTTCCCGAACGCGCGGATCTTCGTCCAGGTCGACGAGTCCGGTCCGGACGCCCTGGACCGGGCGCGCAACGCCGTGTTCAAGGCGGACCCGTTCGTCACGGCGATGACGCTGCGGCACAGCGAGAAGGCCGCCGGCTACTCCTCGATCCGCACGGGGCTGTTCTTCGGTGCCACCGGCGTGCTGGTCCTGATCGGCGGCAGCCTGCTCGTCTCCCAGCTGGAGCAGTTGCGCGAGCGCCGGCGGCTGCTCTCCGCCCTGGTCGCCTTCGGCACCAAGCGCTCCACGCTGAGCCTGTCGGTGCTGTGGCAGACGGCCGTGCCGATCGTGCTCGGCCTGGTGCTGGCGGCCGGGGTCGGCGTGGGGCTGGGCGCCGTCCTGATGGGCATGGCCGCCCAGCCCGTTCGGATCGACTGGGCGTCGGTGCTCGGGATGACGGCGACCGGCGCGGGTGTGGTGGTCGTCGTGACCCTGCTGAGCCTGCCGCCGCTGCTGCGGCTGATGCGCCCGGACGGCCTGCGCACGGAGTGA